In the genome of Flavobacteriales bacterium, one region contains:
- a CDS encoding M28 family peptidase — protein sequence MHVLASDEFEGRETGMEGQKKAARYIAQQFNRIGIPPYKDSTYFQSFPLLLQKPSGSTVTVGGKTFEFLKDFYYFPGVEDQQWTVQDVLFLGYGIAEEDGYNDYKGHDVAGKVLMVINGEPLDKDSNSVVTGSPKKSIWTTNYRTKGRTALEKEAKAQFVVMEDVQKNIARFRHYIEQPSMKLDVVSEDEDPNRKRVPQIYISWDLANAILKQGGSKKDIQGYISEISKKKKPVSFDARVGVGLDVKKVSEKLMSENVLGYIEGSDKKDELVIVTAHYDHIGKDGDEIFNGADDDASGTTALLEIAEAFERAKKEGHGPRRSILVMTVAGEEKGLLGSQWYSENPVYPLNQTVADLNIDMIGRQDEKYKDNPDYIYLIGSDKLSSELKKINEENNQKYTQLELDYTYDDPNDPNRYYYRSDHYNFAKNNIPIIFYFNGTHADYHKSTDTVEKINFNKMEKITRLVFHTCWELANRNERIKLDPKKDSE from the coding sequence ATGCATGTATTGGCATCAGATGAATTCGAAGGCCGTGAAACAGGAATGGAAGGGCAAAAGAAAGCAGCCAGGTATATTGCGCAGCAGTTCAACCGCATCGGTATTCCACCTTATAAAGATTCCACTTACTTTCAATCGTTTCCTTTGCTGCTACAGAAGCCTTCAGGAAGTACGGTAACCGTGGGAGGCAAAACCTTTGAGTTCCTGAAAGACTTTTACTACTTCCCGGGTGTGGAAGATCAGCAATGGACGGTACAGGATGTGCTTTTTTTGGGATATGGTATTGCAGAAGAAGATGGGTACAATGATTATAAAGGTCACGATGTAGCAGGTAAAGTACTCATGGTCATCAATGGTGAGCCGCTCGATAAGGATAGCAATTCGGTTGTAACCGGATCACCCAAGAAATCAATCTGGACTACCAACTATAGAACAAAAGGCAGAACCGCCTTGGAAAAAGAGGCAAAAGCCCAGTTTGTGGTGATGGAAGATGTGCAGAAGAACATCGCCCGCTTCCGCCACTATATTGAACAACCTTCCATGAAGCTGGATGTGGTATCCGAAGATGAAGATCCGAACCGGAAGCGTGTTCCTCAGATCTACATTTCTTGGGACCTGGCCAATGCCATTCTCAAACAGGGTGGAAGTAAGAAGGATATACAAGGTTATATTTCCGAGATCAGTAAAAAGAAAAAACCGGTTTCCTTTGATGCCCGGGTAGGTGTGGGATTGGATGTGAAAAAGGTGTCGGAAAAACTCATGTCCGAGAACGTGCTCGGCTATATAGAAGGAAGCGATAAGAAAGATGAACTGGTGATCGTGACCGCCCACTATGATCATATAGGAAAAGATGGAGATGAAATTTTCAACGGTGCCGATGATGATGCCTCCGGAACTACCGCCCTGTTGGAAATCGCCGAGGCATTTGAACGTGCGAAAAAGGAAGGGCACGGACCCAGAAGAAGTATATTGGTCATGACCGTTGCGGGCGAAGAAAAAGGCCTGCTGGGATCACAATGGTATTCTGAAAATCCCGTGTATCCGTTGAACCAGACTGTCGCAGACCTTAACATAGATATGATCGGAAGACAGGATGAAAAGTACAAGGACAATCCGGATTATATCTACCTCATCGGGTCCGACAAACTCAGCAGTGAGTTAAAAAAGATCAATGAGGAAAACAACCAGAAATACACCCAGCTCGAACTCGACTATACCTACGATGACCCCAATGATCCGAACCGGTACTACTACCGTTCAGATCATTATAACTTTGCCAAAAACAACATCCCCATCATCTTTTACTTCAACGGTACCCATGCGGATTATCACAAATCCACCGATACCGTAGAAAAAATCAATTTTAACAAGATGGAAAAGATCACGCGACTGGTGTTCCACACTTGCTGGGAGCTAGCCAACCGCAATGAACGCATCAAGCTGGATCCAAAGAAAGATTCCGAATAA